In Salmo salar chromosome ssa24, Ssal_v3.1, whole genome shotgun sequence, the following proteins share a genomic window:
- the LOC100194534 gene encoding serine/threonine-protein phosphatase PP1-gamma catalytic subunit produces MADVDKLNIDSIIQRLLEVRGAKPGKNVQLQENEIRGLCLKSREIFLSQPILLELEAPLKICGDIHGQYYDLLRLFEYGGFPPESNYLFLGDYVDRGKQSLETICLLLAYKIKYPENFFLLRGNHECASINRIYGFYDECKRRYNIKLWKTFTDCFNCLPIAAIVDEKIFCCHGGLSPDLQSMEQIRRVMRPTDVPDQGLLCDLLWSDPDKDVLGWGENDRGVSFTFGSEVVAKFLHKHDLDLICRAHQVVEDGYEFFAKRQLVTLFSAPNYCGEFDNAGAMMSVDETLMCSFQILKPAEKKKPNGSRPVTPPRNMVTKQGKK; encoded by the exons ATGGCCGATGTTGACAAACTCAACATAGACAGTATCATCCAGCGTCTTTTAGAAG TCAGGGGAGCAAAGCCTGGTAAGAATGTGCAGCTGCAGGAGAACGAGATCCGAGGATTGTGCCTCAAGTCCAGGGAGATATTTCTCAGCCAACCTATCCTTCTTGAACTTGAAGCCCCTCTCAAGATCTGTG GTGACATCCATGGGCAATATTATGACTTATTGAGGCTGTTTGAGTATGGGGGCTTCCCTCCTGAGAGCAACTACCTATTTCTGGGAGACTATGTGGACAGAGGGAAGCAGTCTCTGGAGACCATCTGTCTGCTTCTGGCCTACAAAATCAAATACCCAGAGAACTTCTTCCTGCTGAGAGGGAATCATGAGTGCGCCTCCATCAACAGAATATATGGATTCTATGATGAGT GTAAAAGAAGGTACAACATCAAGCTCTGGAAAACATTTACAGATTGCTTTAACTGCCTCCCTATTGCTGCCATTGTTGATGAAAAGATCTTCTGTTGCCATGGAG GGTTGTCACCAGACCTCCAGTCCATGGAGCAGATCAGGCGCGTCATGAGGCCCACCGACGTCCCCGACCAGGGCCTCCTGTGTGACCTGCTCTGGTCAGATCCAGACAAGGATGTCCTCGGCTGGGGAGAGAATGACAGAGGCGTCTCATTCACCTTTGGCTCAGAAGTGGTGGCAAAGTTCCTGCACAAACATGATTTGGATCTGATCTGTCGCGCCCATCAG GTTGTTGAGGACGGCTATGAGTTCTTCGCCAAGCGACAGCTTGTGACTTTATTCTCAGCACCCAACTACTGCGGGGAGTTTGACAATGCTGGTGCTATGATGAGTGTGGATGAGACCCTCATGTGCTCTTTTCAG ATTCTGAAGCCCGCTGAGAAGAAGAAGCCAAATGGCAGCCGTCCAGTCACACCCCCACGGAACATGGTCACCAAGCAAGGCAAGAAATAA